The following are encoded together in the Methanofollis sp. UBA420 genome:
- the scpB gene encoding SMC-Scp complex subunit ScpB yields MDRVAMLEAVLFVADAPVEYRDLERMLGVRHEDVPALAAELSGRLLERASPLEVLDSGEGVFMVLKEEFSDLVYPLVRPEISRAVLRTLSVVAYRQPILQSDLVEIRGSGAYAHVDELVGRNLVARQREGRSYVLQTTPEFSRYFKTADLAGGQERLDTD; encoded by the coding sequence ATGGACAGAGTGGCGATGCTTGAGGCGGTTCTTTTTGTGGCCGACGCGCCGGTGGAGTATCGGGATCTGGAGCGTATGCTTGGTGTGCGGCACGAGGATGTGCCTGCGCTTGCGGCGGAACTTTCCGGGCGCCTTCTGGAGCGCGCATCTCCTCTTGAGGTACTGGACTCGGGGGAGGGTGTGTTTATGGTCCTGAAAGAGGAGTTCAGCGATCTGGTCTATCCTCTGGTCCGCCCGGAGATCTCGCGTGCGGTGCTGCGCACCCTTTCTGTGGTCGCCTATAGGCAGCCGATTCTGCAGAGTGATCTGGTGGAGATCCGGGGGAGCGGCGCGTACGCCCATGTGGACGAATTGGTGGGGCGGAATCTGGTAGCGCGCCAGCGCGAGGGGAGGAGTTATGTCCTCCAGACGACGCCGGAATTCTCACGCTACTTCAAGACCGCCGATCTCGCGGGCGGTCAGGAGCGCCTGGATACAGATTAG
- a CDS encoding ScpA family protein, whose protein sequence is MHEEPVEILVRLAERGEIDPWNIDIVEVTDRFLSELERCQELDLAISGRTLFYAATLLRMKSEYLSADPDEEQMEGDVDAGEEDDDFGGPEIGEPIEHLEREIRRRIGRKKVRHRPVTLYELITELKAAEKEERRRQRQRQSPRPPGDDLIRASDVVSVAHDEDYGAAAAAVMACYGRLAPEGSAVTMRSLCSSLGRGTIDVYIPLLFLMLEGTVEIWQEEYFGDVYVRRKENGQSGDA, encoded by the coding sequence ATGCATGAGGAACCTGTTGAGATCCTGGTGCGCCTCGCGGAGCGCGGGGAGATCGATCCCTGGAATATTGATATTGTCGAGGTGACCGATCGCTTTCTATCCGAACTGGAACGGTGCCAGGAACTCGACCTCGCTATTTCAGGGAGGACTCTCTTCTACGCGGCGACTCTCCTGCGGATGAAGTCAGAATACCTTTCTGCTGATCCCGATGAGGAACAGATGGAGGGTGATGTTGATGCGGGGGAGGAGGATGACGACTTTGGTGGGCCTGAGATCGGGGAACCGATCGAGCACCTCGAACGGGAAATCCGGCGCAGGATTGGTCGGAAGAAGGTGCGGCACAGGCCTGTCACCCTTTATGAACTGATCACGGAACTGAAGGCGGCTGAGAAAGAGGAGCGTCGCCGTCAACGCCAGCGTCAGAGTCCCCGTCCCCCGGGAGATGACCTGATCCGCGCTTCAGATGTCGTCTCGGTGGCCCATGATGAAGACTATGGGGCGGCGGCGGCGGCGGTGATGGCGTGCTATGGCAGACTGGCCCCTGAGGGTTCTGCGGTGACGATGCGCTCCCTCTGCTCCTCTCTCGGGCGCGGGACGATAGATGTCTATATCCCGCTCCTCTTTCTCATGCTCGAGGGGACGGTCGAGATCTGGCAGGAAGAGTATTTTGGCGACGTGTATGTGAGGAGGAAAGAGAATGGACAGAGTGGCGATGCTTGA
- the smc gene encoding chromosome segregation protein SMC, with translation MYITGIEIDNFKSFAKKTSIPFLEGFTVVSGPNGSGKSNIIDSLLFALALASARGLRAEKLTDLINLNSGKNTAEVAITFSDGTEIRRRIKRTASNYYSYNYLNGRLVKQNDIIEVLAKIGIRPEGYNVVMQGDITRIMEMSDGDRRRIIDEIAGVSEFEGKKARALDELEVVRERIEREEVVLFELNDRLDALKQEREQALAYQHWKERLEHFQRCRAVARVREMRAEHASLTTQIADQNLALERALADLGIEENDLAYLRGDLADADAEINEKSGTEYLKLIAALEEAKGRIKVAEGAIARLKKEKDENLEGINRAFLDEKRASERVTACTEQVRALSIDRANLAMECAAAKAKTENLEAEISQGGKEAEGLKQQLFSLMEAAGAKKTRRSELLHEQDLLIEKSRMRTSEIERLEARLAEARAGYGTLETGIGEARKATEVAAAEKAALDRRLSETESTLFARRSSLERLRKEIQTDERDMMRLEAQQQSRDGAGGPALEAVLAMDGIYGTVAQLGRAPPEYATALDVAAGGKLRYVVAGDDTIAAGAIQYLKEGRLGRLTFLPLNKMKPREYPPARDPGVIDYAVNLLSFDRRYDLAFQQVFGSTVVVDTLENARRLLGKYRMVTLEGELLEKSGAMTGGFLKKKQGGGFGAAVEDEIAKVSHALAGKQEEAAGFEQSISRLTAEVDEGRQKRAGIEQGLARYGLVIEEYGRRLASQKAEEERVGRDLATLKGEVEESATALAAVETELDGVGDALAALNGQIDELKKKLDDTEIPRLTEELERARREYEGVERRLRNKEADITDAQRERQYFEKRVQELSAERDRLAGKNRGIDGEVASAGEEIASARTEIAELEERQQSFSAEITSLRTKRDDIAAKIAAAEKRCAGLNAQADRIRLLVLTLTEKADALMIEIESLQVDGGEETDLSLAEIEEGITEADRSLRALGAVNMLAIEEYGKVAERIEERTRKKGVLSAERTSIIERIEHFDKMKYDSFMTAFRAIDANFREIFARLTAGSGHLALDDEEDPFAGGLTFAVQPRGKKVQLLSALSGGEKSLTTLAFLFSIQKYLPAPFYAFDEVDMFLDGSNVEQVAAMIRELSRNAQFITVSLRKPMIECADRIMGVTIRPDKSTLVTGVENHA, from the coding sequence GTGTACATCACCGGAATTGAGATCGACAATTTCAAGTCTTTTGCAAAAAAGACCTCCATTCCGTTTTTAGAGGGTTTCACCGTTGTGTCTGGCCCGAATGGGTCGGGAAAGAGCAATATCATCGACAGCCTGCTCTTCGCCCTCGCCCTTGCGAGCGCCCGCGGTCTGAGGGCCGAGAAACTGACCGATCTCATCAATCTCAACTCAGGCAAAAACACCGCCGAGGTGGCGATCACCTTTTCTGACGGCACCGAGATCAGGCGGCGGATCAAGAGGACGGCCTCCAACTATTATTCCTATAATTATCTCAATGGCAGGCTCGTCAAACAGAACGATATCATCGAGGTCCTCGCAAAGATCGGGATCAGGCCCGAGGGCTACAATGTGGTGATGCAGGGCGACATCACCAGGATCATGGAGATGAGCGACGGCGATCGGCGCAGGATCATCGACGAGATCGCTGGCGTCTCCGAGTTCGAAGGGAAGAAGGCCCGGGCCCTCGACGAACTCGAAGTGGTGCGCGAACGGATCGAGCGCGAGGAGGTGGTGCTCTTCGAGCTCAACGACCGCCTGGACGCGTTGAAGCAGGAGCGGGAACAGGCGCTGGCGTACCAGCACTGGAAGGAGCGGCTTGAGCATTTCCAGCGCTGCCGGGCTGTAGCACGCGTGCGCGAGATGCGTGCCGAGCACGCTTCCCTCACCACCCAGATCGCGGACCAGAACCTTGCCCTTGAGCGCGCCCTTGCCGACCTCGGGATCGAGGAGAACGACCTGGCGTACCTGAGGGGCGACCTTGCCGATGCCGATGCCGAGATCAACGAGAAGAGCGGCACCGAATATCTCAAACTGATCGCTGCTCTTGAAGAGGCGAAAGGACGGATCAAGGTTGCAGAAGGGGCGATCGCCCGCCTGAAAAAGGAGAAGGACGAGAACCTGGAGGGTATCAACCGGGCCTTCCTCGATGAGAAGCGTGCTTCCGAACGGGTGACAGCCTGCACCGAGCAGGTCAGGGCCCTCTCCATCGACAGGGCGAACCTTGCGATGGAGTGCGCCGCCGCGAAGGCGAAGACCGAGAACCTCGAAGCGGAGATCTCGCAGGGCGGGAAAGAGGCCGAGGGCCTGAAGCAGCAACTCTTCTCCCTGATGGAGGCGGCCGGCGCGAAGAAGACCCGGCGCTCCGAACTCCTGCACGAACAGGACCTGCTGATCGAGAAGAGCAGGATGCGGACCTCGGAAATCGAGCGGCTGGAGGCGCGCCTTGCCGAGGCGCGTGCGGGGTACGGCACCCTGGAGACCGGGATAGGGGAGGCAAGAAAGGCAACTGAGGTGGCTGCGGCGGAGAAGGCGGCCCTCGACCGCCGGCTCTCCGAGACGGAGAGCACCCTCTTTGCCAGGCGGTCGTCCCTCGAACGTCTCAGAAAGGAGATCCAGACAGACGAACGAGATATGATGCGGCTGGAAGCGCAGCAGCAGTCGAGGGACGGGGCCGGCGGCCCCGCCCTTGAGGCGGTGCTTGCGATGGACGGCATCTATGGTACAGTCGCCCAGCTCGGCCGTGCCCCTCCCGAGTACGCCACCGCCCTCGATGTGGCGGCCGGGGGTAAGCTCCGCTATGTCGTGGCCGGGGACGACACAATTGCCGCGGGTGCGATCCAGTACCTCAAGGAAGGGAGGCTTGGCAGGCTCACCTTCCTCCCCCTCAATAAGATGAAGCCGCGGGAGTACCCACCTGCGCGCGATCCCGGCGTGATCGACTATGCGGTCAACCTTCTTTCCTTCGATCGCCGGTATGACCTTGCCTTCCAGCAGGTCTTCGGCTCGACCGTGGTGGTGGACACCCTGGAGAATGCGCGCCGCCTCCTCGGGAAGTACAGGATGGTCACTCTCGAAGGCGAACTCCTGGAGAAGTCCGGGGCGATGACTGGCGGTTTCCTGAAGAAGAAGCAGGGAGGAGGCTTCGGCGCGGCGGTCGAAGACGAGATCGCGAAGGTCTCCCATGCTCTTGCCGGAAAGCAGGAGGAGGCGGCCGGGTTCGAACAGTCCATCTCCCGCCTCACCGCGGAGGTGGACGAGGGTCGGCAGAAGCGCGCCGGGATCGAGCAGGGCCTCGCGCGCTATGGCCTTGTCATCGAGGAGTACGGCCGGCGTCTGGCGTCTCAGAAGGCTGAGGAGGAGAGGGTCGGCAGAGACCTTGCCACCCTGAAGGGCGAGGTGGAAGAGAGCGCCACCGCCCTTGCGGCTGTCGAGACTGAGCTTGACGGGGTTGGAGACGCCCTTGCGGCACTGAATGGACAGATCGACGAACTGAAGAAGAAACTGGACGACACCGAGATCCCGCGCCTTACCGAGGAACTGGAACGGGCGCGGCGGGAGTATGAGGGTGTCGAGCGGAGGCTGCGGAACAAGGAGGCCGACATCACCGATGCCCAGCGCGAAAGGCAGTACTTCGAGAAGAGGGTGCAGGAACTCTCTGCCGAGCGCGACCGTCTGGCCGGGAAGAACCGTGGGATCGATGGCGAGGTCGCCTCGGCCGGAGAGGAGATCGCATCGGCGCGTACCGAGATCGCGGAACTTGAGGAACGGCAGCAGTCCTTCTCCGCCGAGATTACCTCTCTGCGCACAAAACGCGATGATATCGCCGCAAAGATCGCCGCCGCAGAGAAGCGGTGTGCCGGACTGAACGCGCAGGCCGACCGCATCCGTCTTCTGGTCCTGACTCTCACCGAGAAGGCCGATGCGCTTATGATCGAGATTGAGTCCCTGCAGGTGGATGGGGGGGAGGAGACCGACCTCTCCCTGGCCGAGATCGAGGAGGGGATCACGGAGGCCGATCGATCCCTGCGCGCGCTCGGGGCGGTGAACATGCTCGCCATCGAGGAGTACGGGAAAGTCGCGGAGAGGATCGAGGAACGGACCCGGAAAAAGGGTGTCCTCTCGGCCGAGAGGACTTCCATCATCGAGCGGATCGAGCACTTCGACAAGATGAAATACGACTCTTTCATGACGGCCTTCAGGGCGATAGACGCGAACTTCAGGGAGATCTTTGCGCGGCTCACCGCCGGGAGCGGTCACCTTGCGCTGGATGATGAGGAGGATCCCTTCGCCGGCGGTCTCACCTTTGCAGTCCAACCGCGCGGGAAGAAGGTGCAACTTCTCTCCGCTCTCTCCGGAGGAGAGAAGTCCCTGACAACTCTCGCTTTCCTCTTCTCGATCCAGAAATATCTCCCTGCTCCGTTCTATGCGTTCGATGAGGTGGACATGTTCCTCGACGGTTCGAATGTGGAGCAGGTTGCTGCCATGATCCGGGAACTTTCTCGGAATGCACAATTCATCACGGTCTCCCTCCGCAAACCGATGATCGAGTGCGCGGACAGGATCATGGGCGTGACGATCCGCCCGGACAAGAGTACACTCGTCACCGGTGTCGAGAATCATGCATGA
- the glyA gene encoding serine hydroxymethyltransferase, with translation MSSLASTDPELTEIIEKERLRQINGLELIASENVVSKAVIEAAGSILTNKYAEGYPGKRYYGGCEYYDIIENLARDRLCQLFGAEHANVQPHSGSGANMAVYFATIKYGDKIMSMKLSEGGHLSHGSPVSFSGKMYNVVQYGVDHETEVIDYAALADMARKEKPQMIVCGASAYPREIDFKAFGEIAEDVGASCMADIAHIAGLVATGLHNSPLDVLPFTTTTTHKTLRGPRGGAIMCRKEDAQAIDKAVFPGLQGGPLMHIIAAKAVCFKEALTPAYKDYCKQVVKNAKTLAATLDSEGLRLVSGGTDNHLMLLDLSDKGLTGLQAENALHDAGITVNKNTIPRETLSPFVTSGLRIGTPAVTSRGMKEEEMKQIGHLIATILNDIENKEKNAGVKKEVEALASKFPIYAVIE, from the coding sequence ATGTCTAGTCTTGCCAGTACTGATCCAGAACTCACGGAAATTATCGAAAAAGAGCGCCTCAGGCAGATAAACGGCCTTGAACTTATCGCATCGGAAAATGTCGTATCGAAGGCCGTCATCGAAGCCGCAGGCTCGATCCTGACCAACAAGTACGCCGAAGGCTACCCCGGAAAGAGGTACTACGGCGGCTGTGAATACTATGACATAATCGAGAACCTCGCACGGGACCGTCTTTGCCAGCTCTTCGGCGCGGAGCATGCGAACGTCCAGCCCCACTCGGGCTCTGGCGCCAACATGGCCGTCTACTTCGCCACCATCAAGTACGGCGACAAGATCATGTCCATGAAGCTCTCCGAGGGCGGCCACCTCTCCCACGGTTCGCCGGTGAGCTTCTCCGGCAAGATGTACAACGTCGTCCAGTACGGCGTGGACCATGAGACCGAGGTCATCGACTACGCGGCCCTCGCCGACATGGCACGGAAGGAGAAGCCGCAGATGATCGTCTGCGGCGCCTCGGCCTACCCGCGCGAGATCGACTTCAAGGCCTTCGGCGAGATCGCCGAGGACGTCGGGGCCTCCTGTATGGCCGACATCGCCCACATCGCAGGCCTTGTCGCCACCGGCCTCCACAACTCCCCGCTGGACGTCCTCCCCTTCACCACGACGACCACTCACAAGACCCTCCGCGGCCCCCGCGGCGGCGCGATCATGTGCCGCAAAGAAGACGCACAGGCCATCGACAAGGCGGTCTTCCCCGGCCTGCAGGGCGGCCCCCTGATGCACATCATCGCTGCCAAGGCAGTCTGCTTCAAGGAAGCGCTCACCCCGGCCTACAAGGACTACTGCAAACAGGTCGTCAAGAACGCCAAGACCCTCGCCGCTACCCTCGACTCCGAAGGGCTGCGCCTTGTCTCTGGCGGCACCGACAACCACCTCATGCTCCTCGATCTCTCTGACAAGGGCCTGACCGGCCTGCAGGCCGAGAACGCCCTGCACGACGCCGGGATCACCGTGAACAAGAACACGATCCCGCGCGAGACCCTCTCCCCCTTCGTGACCAGCGGTCTGCGGATCGGCACCCCGGCCGTCACCTCCCGCGGCATGAAAGAAGAAGAGATGAAGCAGATCGGGCACTTAATCGCCACCATCCTCAACGACATCGAGAACAAGGAGAAGAACGCAGGGGTGAAGAAGGAAGTCGAGGCACTTGCGAGCAAATTCCCCATCTACGCGGTAATCGAATGA
- the folD gene encoding bifunctional methylenetetrahydrofolate dehydrogenase/methenyltetrahydrofolate cyclohydrolase FolD gives MILDGKVLSEKRLELLREKIEESGLYPHLATVLVGSDPASQMYVRMKHRACERVGIGSVRIELPETATTQEVLQAVERLNNDPEISGILVQLPLPRQVDTERVINAVFPEKDVDGFHPANAGKLFAGQPQFVPCTPGGIMTMLSEYGIPIAGRNAVVVGRSVDVGRPMAALLLNADATVTICHSKTVDLPAIVQRADILVSAIGRARFVKAEMVKEGAVVIDVGINHDENGKLCGDVDFDSVAEKASAITPVPGGVGPMTIATLMENTFKAEQARSCNPVL, from the coding sequence ATGATTCTCGACGGCAAGGTCCTATCGGAGAAGAGGCTCGAACTCCTCAGGGAAAAGATCGAGGAGTCGGGGCTCTACCCCCACCTCGCCACGGTTCTGGTGGGCAGCGACCCGGCCTCGCAGATGTATGTCCGGATGAAGCACCGGGCATGCGAACGGGTCGGCATCGGATCGGTCCGCATCGAACTCCCTGAGACGGCAACGACGCAGGAAGTCCTCCAGGCGGTCGAACGCCTCAACAACGACCCCGAGATCTCAGGGATCCTGGTACAGCTCCCCCTGCCGCGGCAGGTGGACACGGAGAGGGTGATCAACGCCGTCTTCCCGGAGAAGGACGTCGACGGCTTTCACCCGGCGAATGCCGGGAAACTCTTCGCCGGTCAGCCGCAGTTCGTGCCCTGCACACCGGGGGGCATCATGACGATGCTCTCCGAGTACGGGATCCCGATCGCCGGCAGGAACGCCGTCGTTGTCGGGCGGAGCGTGGACGTCGGGAGGCCAATGGCCGCCCTGCTCCTCAACGCCGACGCAACGGTGACGATCTGCCACTCGAAGACGGTGGATCTCCCCGCAATCGTGCAAAGAGCCGACATCCTGGTTTCCGCAATCGGCAGGGCCAGGTTCGTGAAGGCCGAGATGGTGAAAGAGGGAGCGGTTGTCATTGACGTCGGCATCAACCATGATGAAAACGGGAAACTCTGCGGCGATGTCGACTTCGATTCTGTCGCGGAGAAGGCTTCGGCCATCACCCCGGTGCCGGGCGGCGTCGGGCCCATGACCATTGCAACCCTCATGGAAAACACCTTCAAGGCCGAACAGGCGAGGTCATGCAATCCTGTACTGTAA
- the folP gene encoding dihydropteroate synthase: MQSCTVKGMTVGGGAPVRIMGIINCSPESFFSGSYVPGCAVRDHAFAMIDEGADIVDVGARSTAPGSVPITVAEEIERIETALAELDGSGVAVSVDTMYPEVLDACLRHDIHLINDISGLSNPAYARLAADSDLPVVAMATGRLPGDPKGTEATRVVLGQVIERARAAGIEGLILDPAVGRWTPERTYADDWELCRNFGRFKAAGHPILLAISRKSFIGDLIGRPSEERLAATLALTARLLTDADMVRTHDVAATRDAVRVIEHMEQSL; encoded by the coding sequence ATGCAATCCTGTACTGTAAAGGGCATGACAGTCGGCGGCGGGGCACCCGTCCGCATCATGGGAATCATCAATTGCAGCCCCGAATCTTTTTTTTCCGGATCTTATGTCCCGGGATGCGCCGTTCGTGACCATGCCTTCGCGATGATCGACGAGGGCGCGGATATCGTCGACGTGGGTGCGCGGTCAACCGCACCGGGATCGGTACCGATCACGGTTGCTGAAGAGATCGAGAGGATTGAAACAGCCCTTGCCGAACTCGACGGGAGCGGCGTCGCGGTTTCGGTAGACACGATGTACCCCGAGGTGCTTGATGCCTGCCTGCGCCACGACATCCATTTGATCAACGACATCAGCGGCCTCTCGAACCCGGCGTACGCACGCCTCGCGGCAGATTCCGACCTGCCGGTCGTGGCCATGGCAACCGGTCGCCTCCCCGGCGACCCGAAGGGAACAGAGGCGACTCGCGTCGTCCTCGGTCAGGTGATAGAGCGTGCTCGCGCCGCCGGGATCGAGGGCCTGATCCTCGACCCGGCGGTCGGTCGGTGGACACCGGAACGGACCTATGCCGACGACTGGGAACTCTGCCGCAACTTCGGCAGGTTTAAAGCAGCAGGGCACCCGATCCTCCTTGCGATCTCGCGCAAGTCCTTCATCGGCGACCTGATCGGCCGGCCATCGGAAGAGCGCCTCGCGGCCACCCTCGCCCTGACGGCGAGACTCCTCACGGACGCGGATATGGTGCGGACCCACGACGTGGCGGCGACGCGCGATGCAGTCCGTGTCATCGAACATATGGAGCAATCACTATGA
- the cofE gene encoding coenzyme F420-0:L-glutamate ligase, which yields MSGWFSVYALHTGLIHDGDDLTGKVLAAADAAPCQGVQDGDILLLAESAVATAEGRVVSLDSVTPSAEALTLAERYHLEPRIAEVVLRESDCVVGGIPGYLLTLKNGTLLPNAGVDHSNAPDGAVVPLPADPDRSAAQMRTAIGERLGADIGVLVIDSRTHAMRLGCSGVAIGCAGIRAVVDEAGRLDLYGRELEVTKRAVGDCLASAAELLMGEADECVPAVLFRGSGIGITDDVGIPTIDASDCLFMGAALHADPALFNRKGKTE from the coding sequence ATGAGCGGATGGTTCAGTGTCTATGCCCTGCATACCGGGCTTATCCATGACGGCGACGACCTGACCGGAAAGGTTCTCGCGGCGGCCGACGCCGCCCCCTGCCAGGGAGTGCAGGACGGGGACATTCTCCTCCTCGCCGAATCGGCGGTGGCAACGGCCGAGGGAAGGGTCGTCAGCCTGGATTCTGTCACCCCCTCCGCGGAGGCACTCACCCTTGCAGAGCGCTACCACCTTGAGCCGAGGATCGCGGAGGTCGTCCTGCGCGAGTCAGACTGCGTGGTCGGCGGGATACCGGGCTACCTTCTCACCCTCAAGAACGGCACCCTCCTTCCGAATGCGGGTGTGGACCACTCAAATGCACCGGACGGCGCCGTCGTGCCCCTCCCGGCCGACCCGGACAGAAGCGCCGCACAGATGAGAACTGCGATCGGGGAGAGACTGGGGGCAGACATCGGCGTGCTTGTCATCGACTCCCGCACCCACGCCATGCGCCTCGGGTGCAGCGGTGTCGCCATCGGATGTGCCGGCATCCGCGCGGTTGTCGACGAGGCCGGAAGGCTCGACCTTTATGGCAGGGAACTCGAAGTAACGAAAAGGGCGGTCGGCGATTGTCTCGCCTCGGCGGCCGAACTTCTCATGGGGGAGGCCGACGAGTGCGTCCCGGCCGTGCTCTTCAGGGGCAGCGGCATCGGGATCACGGACGATGTCGGGATCCCGACGATCGACGCCTCAGACTGTCTCTTTATGGGTGCGGCGCTCCACGCCGACCCTGCCCTTTTCAATAGAAAGGGCAAAACCGAGTGA
- the cofC gene encoding 2-phospho-L-lactate guanylyltransferase produces the protein MPVDAVIPFKPKNPKTRLSCVMDQEEREAFARAMLSDVISAVCMGGCAPLLLCTAPFEHPDAPVTVDPAGLNESLNRALASAEGPLLIIMADLPLADGAAIARMIATSADIAIMPGRGGGTNAIFVREPSRYHVDYYGASFLKHAAIAADAGLSCEVVDSFRLHTDVDEKEDLVEVLIHGAGAARRYLESLGFALSIEKGRVGVERRTHKETV, from the coding sequence ATGCCAGTTGATGCTGTCATCCCCTTCAAGCCGAAGAATCCTAAGACCCGCCTCTCCTGCGTGATGGACCAGGAGGAGAGGGAAGCGTTTGCACGGGCGATGCTCTCCGATGTTATCAGTGCCGTGTGCATGGGGGGGTGCGCCCCTCTCCTCCTCTGCACCGCGCCCTTCGAGCACCCCGACGCCCCGGTGACTGTCGATCCGGCCGGGCTCAACGAGTCCCTGAACCGTGCCCTTGCCTCGGCAGAGGGCCCCCTGCTCATCATCATGGCCGACCTCCCCCTTGCCGACGGTGCGGCGATCGCGCGGATGATCGCGACGTCAGCCGACATTGCCATCATGCCCGGCCGCGGCGGGGGGACGAACGCGATCTTCGTGCGGGAACCGTCCCGGTATCATGTCGACTATTATGGAGCGAGTTTCCTGAAACACGCGGCGATTGCGGCCGATGCCGGCCTCTCCTGCGAAGTCGTCGATTCATTCAGGCTCCATACTGACGTGGACGAAAAAGAGGATCTGGTCGAGGTTCTGATCCACGGGGCCGGGGCGGCCCGCAGGTACCTCGAGTCACTCGGTTTTGCCCTTTCTATTGAAAAGGGCAGGGTCGGCGTGGAGCGCCGCACCCATAAAGAGACAGTCTGA
- the cofG gene encoding 7,8-didemethyl-8-hydroxy-5-deazariboflavin synthase subunit CofG, with product MHRRVITFSRNIFLPLTTVCANACSYCCFRRDVAEGCVMPPGEVHRTIDGGARLGCTEALFTFGERPGEVPGFNDHLAAIGYADILDYCYDLCAYAIGAGVLPHTNAGILTYDELTRLRDVNASMGLMLETTADVPAHRNSPGKDPLVRIEMIENAGRLRIPFTTGILVGIGEAAADREESLEVIAGLHRRYGHIQEVIVQNFCPKEGTGMANIAPATTEVMAETIRLAREILPEEVAVQIPPNLADAASLLTCGVDDLGGVSPLTIDYVNPEHPWPQIQELKNLVGDATLQERLCIYRRFIEKGWYAERLAPLIHKLQKNIEERSL from the coding sequence ATGCACCGCCGGGTGATCACCTTTTCACGGAACATCTTCCTCCCGCTCACTACAGTCTGCGCGAACGCCTGCAGTTACTGCTGTTTCAGGAGAGACGTCGCCGAAGGGTGCGTCATGCCGCCCGGAGAGGTGCACCGGACGATCGACGGGGGAGCGCGACTCGGCTGTACCGAGGCACTTTTCACCTTCGGCGAGAGGCCGGGCGAGGTACCGGGCTTCAACGATCACCTCGCCGCGATCGGTTATGCCGATATCCTTGACTACTGCTATGACCTCTGCGCGTATGCGATCGGGGCCGGGGTTCTGCCGCACACCAATGCCGGCATCCTGACCTACGACGAACTCACACGCCTCCGCGACGTGAATGCCAGCATGGGGCTGATGCTTGAGACGACAGCCGATGTCCCTGCACACCGGAACTCACCCGGGAAGGATCCCCTCGTCAGGATCGAGATGATCGAAAATGCAGGGAGACTCAGGATACCCTTCACGACCGGTATTCTCGTCGGGATCGGGGAGGCGGCCGCGGACAGGGAGGAATCCCTCGAAGTGATCGCCGGGCTGCACCGGCGCTACGGTCATATCCAGGAGGTCATTGTCCAGAACTTCTGCCCGAAGGAGGGGACAGGGATGGCAAACATCGCCCCGGCGACGACCGAAGTGATGGCAGAGACGATCAGGCTCGCCCGCGAGATCCTGCCTGAGGAGGTCGCCGTCCAGATCCCGCCAAACCTCGCCGATGCCGCCTCGCTCCTTACATGCGGGGTCGACGACCTCGGCGGGGTCTCCCCCCTGACCATCGACTATGTCAACCCCGAGCACCCCTGGCCGCAGATCCAGGAGCTCAAGAACCTCGTCGGGGACGCAACGTTGCAGGAGCGCCTCTGCATCTACCGCCGCTTCATCGAGAAGGGATGGTATGCGGAGAGGCTGGCGCCGTTGATCCACAAACTCCAGAAAAATATTGAGGAGAGGTCTTTGTGA